The following is a genomic window from Bordetella petrii.
GCGCCTGCAGCGTCGCCACCCGCTCCGGCAATTCCTGCATCCTCCTCAACGCCGCCAGCGACGCCGCGGCCACGCTGGGCGGCATTCCCACGCTGTACAGGAACCCGGGCGCCAGGAACTTCAGGTGTTCCACCAGTGCCGTCTCGCCCGCGATATAGCCGCCGCATCCTGCCAGCGTCTTGCTCAGGGTTCCCATCCAGATGTCGACATCTTTGCCGGCCAGCCCGAAGTGCTCGCGGATGCCGTACCCGCGCTTGCCCATTACGCCCAGCGAATGGGCCTCGTCCACCATCAGGAATGCCTTATGGCGTCGCTTGATGTCGACGAAGCGGGGCAGGTCGGGGAAATCGCCGTCCATGCTGTAAATGCCTTCCAGCACGATCAGTACGCGCTCGAACTGATGGCGCTGGTCTTCCAGGATTGCGTCCAGGGCTGCCCAGTCGTTGTGAGGGAAGGGCAGGCGCCGCGCGCCCGATAGTTGCGTGCCCTGCAGCACGCTGTTGTGGATGAACTCGTCGTGCAGGATCAGGTCGCGTGGGCCGAACAGGTAACCGATGGTGGACACGTTGGTGGCGTGGCCGCTGACGAACGTAATAGCGTCTTCCACTTCGTACACCTCGGCCAGGGCGCGTTCCAGTTCGCGGTGGATCGGGCGCTCGCCCGACACCAGTCGGCTGGCCGATACGGACGTGCCATAGCGTTCCATGGCCTGCCGGGCCGCCGCCTGTACGACCGGGTCGTCCGACATGCCCAGGTAGTTGTAGCTGGCGTAGTTGACGTAGGTCTTGCCGCCGATCTTGGTTTCGGCGCTGGCAGTGCC
Proteins encoded in this region:
- a CDS encoding aminotransferase class I/II-fold pyridoxal phosphate-dependent enzyme, whose translation is MSNTKKGLPGLSASIKDKLIQQALERKLRQAGQEHGQRAMPQALTRKSAIPEEFYRFDMHPGYRQLRIMNEGAARMGVRSPFFKLHEGTASAETKIGGKTYVNYASYNYLGMSDDPVVQAAARQAMERYGTSVSASRLVSGERPIHRELERALAEVYEVEDAITFVSGHATNVSTIGYLFGPRDLILHDEFIHNSVLQGTQLSGARRLPFPHNDWAALDAILEDQRHQFERVLIVLEGIYSMDGDFPDLPRFVDIKRRHKAFLMVDEAHSLGVMGKRGYGIREHFGLAGKDVDIWMGTLSKTLAGCGGYIAGETALVEHLKFLAPGFLYSVGMPPSVAAASLAALRRMQELPERVATLQARGKYFLELAQAAGIDTGSSSGLAVVPAIIQSSLKAARLSAALFRQGINVQPILYPAVPEKSARLRFFISCCHTEEQLRSTVNILSREL